DNA sequence from the Acanthopagrus latus isolate v.2019 chromosome 15, fAcaLat1.1, whole genome shotgun sequence genome:
gcttCATATCAGTCCACAGACCACGGAGTGTCATCACTGTGCATTTACACTGGATTCTCATATATTTGTTATGTTTGACTCTGGCATTTTGTGTTGTTCCAGGTTTGGTGAGTAAAGTCTGTCCTGTGGACCAGTTGGTGACCGAAGCGGTTAAATGTGGGGAGAAAATTGCTTCCAACTCCAAATTGGTCTCTGCTATGGCCAAAGAGGCTGTTAATGCAGGTGTGTAATATAGTTTTATTAAGAGGTATCTTCAAACTTAGTAAATCTAATAATCGTCAGTGTTGCCTGACTTGTTCTTTTGTGTTATTGCAGCTTATGAACTGACTTTGGCTGAGGGTAACCGTTTGGAAAAGCGTTTATTCCACGCTACCTTTGCCACGGTGAGAAGAGTCTCAGAGCGAGGGAGGGGTGTCGAGTCTGGTGTTAGCAGTCCAATCATGACGTGTGTATGTctatgtttttcctctgcaggatgACCGTAAAGAGGGCATGACAGCATTTGTGGAGAAGAGAAAGGCCAGTTTCCAGGACAAgtagaaaaaagcaaaacaagagcTTGGCCAAGATCACAGAGTTTCCTGATATAAGTGGGTCAATTCCTAATCTGATGCAAAAATCCTGATTGTAGTGGAACATACAAGTGTTTAAATTGGGATTTGGCCCTGAGTGAGTGCACGGGAGTGTCTTATCACAGGGAACCCCCTACTGCTTGGACTCAAAATCAGATGACACCTGTGGGTGCAGGAGTGCAGGGGGTTTGTATGTGAATAACATTTGATAACCGTTATAGTCAGTGTGTAATAGCAGGAATCAGTCTTGATGATCAGTACtgactttgcctttttttcattttcactgtcaaaatgtTCTGTCTGCATTTTGCAGGTAAATTGTTTCTCtgtacattttacaaataaagcTCCAGAGTGGTTTTCAGTGCTACAACTGAGAAATGGGAGTATACTGTAGGTCTGCTGTATTTAATCACACACATTGAGGTTTTACTTACTACTTAAACGGGGGAAGGCCAGCTCATGTTCATCCTAATGTAAGCAATCATatccacattttattttaagtcaCTTAAACAAGAAAagtaatcattttatttatttctccttttgtgAGGATTAGCGTGTTTCACAATGACAAACCCTCTATCCTGAAGTATTTCATCTGTAATTGTTTTGCAGCAGTGGTGACAGCGGATCATTTTTGGTATTTGTGCcacatttttttaactgctgGTCTTAGTTTTGGTTTCAGTGCAGTATTTCGCAGCACTGATATTGCTCATTTTGCTTATGTGGTCATGTTCAAATGGCTTcttctacacactggaccttatGCTCATTGTACACTATGACAAAACATAATAGGGCATCGTGGGCAGCTGGCTACAGCACCTAAGAAATGTACTGCTGAAAATTAagcagtagttgttgttgttgttggagacgTCCCAGCTAAACCAAGAGCCAGCACAGAAATTGGAATACCAGAGAAGAAAGGAGCGGGCAAAGGAAGAGGCTGGCAAGAGATTTACAGTTAAACAATTTTGTAATGACCGACTCGGCCAGGAGGCTAACGTTAAAACTAAGATTAGTAGGCAGGAAGCAGCAAGCATAGGTGGAGACACCATCATAAGAAGAATAGGATGGTGAAAACAGCTAAGAGGTCGTGTTAATGAACACACGAATGTTCAATGTGATAAGCGTTAAACCAGTGCGCACCTCTCACCACAAGATGGCGCTCCTGTGCTGTTAGAGACGAACCTCAGTgggcctgcagcagagacacgCACCGGGCTGGGTGCAGAGAAAGCGCGTCGTGTAAGTGTAATGTGACAGTTATAAAGTCATTAGACTTTAAGACATTCAAATACTGCATAGAAATGTTAATTTGGAGAGCATATTTTCAGCAGCTCGTCTCATTTCTTTACGTGAAAATCAAAAACCCAGATTTTGTCACCGCGCAGAACAATTCCGCAAATGGCTTGATTTAAAGGCagatagcttttttttttttttttttttttgacagaatgTAGGTGGGTAGCTGGTTAGTTATGTAAGATTTAACTCTTCACTGCCGGTGTGATTGATTTAGAGAAGAATCGTGTGATCTTGCAAGAAGAGGCATGGAAAAAATACTTCTGTCTAATTGTGGGCATTTAAAAAGATAAGAGCCGTGCATATTGATCCATATGATGTTAAGTCTTGCGCATCACCTTATTGGCTGATATTCATCGAGGGCGCATGAAACCATCGTCCTGACTTCAAAGGAAACACCAGAACAAATTTGGTTAGTGCGCGCTTTCTCCGGCCGCTCCAATCATCGCCAGCCaccgttttctctctctgatcttCACACGGCGGCGCCCCATATCTCCACAAGGCCATGGCctaattgatttttattttcattcaataTTCCCCTGGAGCTTGCTTTCTTGTCAGCCCCCTGGAACAAAACttagagaaaaggaggaggtggaggggggggggggactcgTCTCCTCACTCCGCGGGGAGGCACAAATGTCTGCGGAGAGGGCCCGAAAAGAAGCTCCTCTTTGAGGCTGCAGCGAAAggtcaaaataataaatgtagaCTCAATTGAGGCTCTCCGCGCGGACAAAGGGGGCAAAACGTTACATTTTGGCAGCGCAGACCCTCATAGCGTGATAAACTCATTTAAAGAAGCCGAGATAAAGAGAGAGCAGCGTGAGTCCGGGGAGGGAGAAAGGGGCTTTCAGTCCGGCAGACAGGCCTGGCTCCTGCGAGGGCCCTTTCTCCTGCCCAGCAGCCTCCCTGTCCTCTCCAACAACCACGCTCAGAGTCCCAGACACTGCACAGTCATGAGGGCAACtttatctattattattttgcattaaaattcCTTTCCAAGAACTCAGTTTTATATGCACAACATTCTTAGAAACTTTGCACAACTTAGAGCAAAGCCAAGGGAAGAAGCAACATAAACACGAGTGGTTTTCATGATGGAACCATATTTTCGACATGTGCGAAAAACAGaatttttagatttatttgtCCACACGCAATCTTAAATCCTTGGAGACTATAAGAGGAGCGGACCGAACTACACTGCGGGTCTGGAATGCAGGAACAGTATGAACGTATATGACTAATATTTGCAGATGCGAAACACGCAATAAAGCACCAACACATTTCTCCCGTTCGTTATTACCAGCAGCTGTTTCGGGACTATAAATTCAGTATATTGGCCCGCGATGCCGAACTGTGACTCGacttttatatattaaaaaaaacagactttttttaatatatgcaGATCTGCTTCTTGCGGTCGTGGAAAGGATTCCtcagcaattttttttctgccatccAGCTGAGAGTTCCTCTGGCTCAGATGAAACGGGCCGGGGTGGAGTGGTTTTCATCcgacaaatattttcattatctcaCATTCTTGGCACCGGAGACCGTGTCGGAATAGCACATTCACCGGTGTCTGCTTTAAATTATGCCCACCCAAGGGTGTCAGAAACAACACAGGCCGAGGATTAACCGACTATGAAGTCTGCCGGACTAATGACACCACCCTATTCTTTCAAACAGGCTACTGTGAGGTCGTTTGCTTAGCGTGTTTGCAAACGTGAAATACACAATAGCGCAAGTAATCATTCAATTGAACACAAAGTACACAGTTTAGTCTCATTTCatgtcatctgtgtgtttgtgttatagCTTGATCTCACAATTTAGGAATTTGGCCCacaattcatgaaaaaaaatcacaaaatgtaaataaaaaagcttaGTCTATTTATTTACTATATAAATAGGACTTTTATTTTAgaatattaaatgtgttttaaagggCCCCTCTAACCAATCAGATTAGCGTCTTCGATCACATGACGCGTCTCCTTGCGTCTACAGAGAGGATGACGTTCAAAAACAAGATAGTTCATTGACTACAAAAACGTCCTTCCGGTGGACcgaaacatgaaacagaagtCTGAATTTTGGCTAAATGGCCAACAGCAGACACCACTGTAACACACACGAGACAAGCTACTCGATgaatggtgtgtgtttttttctaacagggatttgttttttttgtttttttaatcagcttgCATTCTTGGCGGTTTTAAACGAAGACGGAAGTACGCTGGTGTGACCACTCTCAATTCACTTCCGCACTCTCCAGTACTGTGTTCTCTCTGGCTGCCAGCATGGTCGTGCTGAAAGGGATCCCCTCTGTTTTATCACCTGAGCTCCTCTATGCTCTCGCTAGAATGGGCCATGGGGATGAAATAGGTACGACGTTTGATTACGTGCACTAAGTCGCCTTTCTAATGCAACTGCAACTTTTGTAAGCGATCCCAAGTCAAAGTAGACAGCAGTGTGAATAGTAACAGAGCAGCTTGCACAGGATCATTAACCTGCAGCTGTAAGGACACATTCAGTCCTTCACCCTCTCactgtttttctcccccttttcagTTCTTGCTGATGCAAATTTTCCAACATCTTCCATTTGTGCTTGTGGTCCAAAAGAGATCAGAGCTGACGGTATTTGAATGCCTTTATATGTCAATAACAATGTTaattgagtgtgtttatggttCATTGCCTCAGCTCTCTGTAATCTTTATGCAGGTTTGGGAATCCCAAAGCTTTTGGAAGCCATTCTGAAGCTGTTGCCCCTGGATACCTATGTCCCCCATGCGGTACTGGACCCATAAATCTAAAGCTAAAACCACCGAGCGATGTCTCGTCAGTGGCATTAATGGGCAcgttttccttttaaaatgtatttttgtttaatctgtaataTGTGTCCACAGGCTGCAGTCATGGATCTGGTggacagtgacagacagagaggtgtAGCTGTCCCTGTGTGGTACACATACAGGGATCTCCTGACTGAGACTGGGGCTCCGGTAAAACAGCCAGTCCACGCAATGATTGAATAATTCACTTAGTTACACTGTGGCCCTTTGAATTTTGACTCTTTTTGTGCTGACATCTGTTTCCACATAGACTTCCATTGAGACAGTGGAAAGGTTTGCTTTCTATGAACGAGCCAAGAAAGCATTTGCTGTTGTGGCAACAGGGTGTGTATCCTCTCCGCCTTTGTTTGAATATTATAGCTGAGCGTTTCACTCTGTGTCAGCAATACGGTCTCAAAAGCACGTGCTGCTTGTAAAAGACACACATCCTCTACAAGACACGCCTTTGCTAAGATTTATTTGTCacttgtcttttccttttctttttagaaaTGCGCAAACCCCTAAAGTCAGCGAATGGGCACCTTAAACTCTGTGATTCACTAGAATGATAATCAGATTGaatttctctccgtctctcataATTTCGGAGCAAATATGAGATGACGGAGGTGATTCAGAGGTCGTCACAGCAGTCCCATTATTTCaaacatgtctttaaaaagtaaagctGATACATTTCATTatcttcctctgcagggagaCAGCGCTGTATGGAAATCTGATACTGAAGAAGGGGGTCATCCCTGccgagctgctgcagtgatacACAGGCACGCACACTTTTGACAATGATCTAATGTTGCTTTCAGTCACAACTGTAATTCTTCTCAGTGAAAATCAGGAGACGGTAAATATTTTTTGCATGGAAtgaattttctgttttgctcAGGTTTCAAAGCGTACTTTATTCCTTATTCCTGTTTATGTGTAAATAATACCGCAAAATGATCTGATTAATCTGTTTACATGGAGCAGAACTGTATTTTGTAGTTGTGTAAACAATTTTTGCATTGCACAGGCtgttcaataaataaaacacatgaaccCGTTGATTGGTGTTACAGTATCTTTATCAGCTACtgtaaatacatacagtatgggCAACACTGTTCATTCTTTTCAACAGTTTAATGGAGTCAGAAGACACATTTATGTCCCTGTCGTAGCAACAGCGTATCGGCTATGTCTGATTCAAAAAGTTAAGGATCAAGACAGGGGGAGTTATTAAAGATCACTGGTGGTAAAGATCATCCAGATCTTCCTCGGGTTCGCTGTGCTTCCTCTGAAACGGCACGTCAGCAGGAGCGGCGGCCTCAGCGACACGTTGGTAAGGGACGGGCTGGGGGACATCTTGGTGGTACAGTTCGTCAAAGTCCTCCTCTGGTTCGAGGTGAACTCTGACATCACTTGCACCCCTGACCTCGTGTTTCAGCATCTCCATCCGCACAGGCAACAACTGCTCGTCCTTATGGTACAGCTCGTCTTCATCCCTCTCCGGCTCAGAGTACCCAGCACGGACCTTTGCACGGGCCTTGCGCTCAGCCATCATTGGGGCCAGATATGCcatcagcttctctctctctttgtggtAGACATCATCCCAGTCCTGCTCAGGTTCACTGAAAACAGGACGGTCCATGTTATAGTCAGTCTTATCCATGTCCTCTGGAGGCTCCACTTGCATTCCCCAGGACATCTTTCCTTTGTCATCTATGGACCTGAAACAACAATCACATAAGCTCAGTCTGGAAGATTATTCACTTGCCTGGTAGTTAAAGGAAATAACAACTTACATAACAGCAATCTGGTATGCTTCATTCTCAAGTTCATTCTGAGAAAAGAGTCAGAGAAATGTCACATGACTGCTGACCAAATACAAGTAACTGACAGTCCAAACATATACAGCCAGGAGcaacatatacatacacacataaatatatacaacaTGTACATACCAAGGGTTTATATGGCTTTGCTGTGACGCCAAATATCAGAGCAGCACAGACGATTACAGAAAACCTACAAGTGAAGAGAGTCTGGGTTAATGTCAAGATTTCATGGCAGACGTTACACAACAAATCTCTTCCagtcaaagaggaaaaaaaaagttaaacattaaaatcaggTTAAAAATAGCCAAAGTCAGCATGGCTAGACTTCAGTTTTCTTACCCGAACATGGTGTTTGCCTTCAGTTGAACAGCTGGAATCTGAACTACAAGAAATCTGTCACTTCAGTCCAcctgcagtggaaacaaaaGGCCAAAGTTCCACCAATATAACCGtcgtatttttgttgacctttGTATCCTTTGAGTGCAGGAGCGTCAGCGGTGAGTGATCCATGTGTTTATCTAGTCTGTGTTCAACAAAGCGGCTCCgagttttaaaaaattaaactgCCTTTAGCAACATTTTGTCCGTATTATGAGTGTCTGCTCGATAGCTGAGCACAGTTAATCTCCTCATCCTGTCATCAGGCCTACTCAGTGTGAATAAGCTGTGTGTACATGGTCCTATCCAGAATCCAGAAACAGTGACAAAACCCCCTGAAATCTACTCTGATCTAATACAATCACAAGTATTATAACTTTGGTTTTGTAATTAACCCTCCCTGTCAGCACTCAGGGATTTCAGGGGTATAAAACTCTGTGACCTTAAAGCTGAGGGTTGAGATATTTAATCTTTTATAACGCAGTAATCGTCTCTGTAATCTCCTTCAGGGGGCCGTCCCTGCTACCTGGGTTCAATGTGACTCCAGTgcaatacaaataaagtttaattacaGTATTACATGTGCAATAAATAAACATCGCTGAGTCAGTCTGTTGAGATCGAGATGCAGCAATTAATTATACAGCTTGAACACTCAGCACTTTGCTTTGACTGAGCGAAGCCTActtattatcatttgttttgatattttagtcCCTTTTCTTAGTATTTACAAGCACTTCACAAACATTTGATAAATGGCTTTataacaaacagacatttttaatcaagaTATACTGTATTCCATGTTATTCCATCTGCGTTTTACTATAATGGCCATGCAGTATCTGTATCCATCTGTTCAACTTGTTGACAATTACATTAATAATACTTATATCTGCTTACAACCAGATGATCATTTGTCATAAATcatatattaaatgtttatacaCCGATTGTACGTGCTAAACACTTTgatcaaaaataaagttttactcagtttttacaattattttatttaatgttctTCTTTGTATTATGGatggatttgtatttattttggtGCAGCAGGCTTACAGATGAATTGTATTTACTTTGATCCCTGACTTTTCAATGAGCGTTATCATCAGGATTTTTGATATGTCCGATAATAACACTAATAATATAGTGATACCCTTTTTGACATCCTGTTTTCTTTGATTGCAGAAGTTCTGAGCTGGCTACTGGTCctgctttgtctttgtctttcttggTAAACTACACAACACCAATGTAAAACTTCTGCTTTACTGTTTAAATGTAGTGATTTGGGACTTAAACTGGTCAGTTCATTATTCATAAGAAGGGACTGTGTGCGTAAAATGCGAAGTATTCAAAGTCTTCTAAACGTATGATTTTACCATGAAGCAATAATACTCACCATGCTGGGCGGAGTTTTCCCGGAACCTTCTCAGACACAGACTCCGTCTTCATACAGCtttcatcatttaaaacaacTAATTACCcctcacatacacacccacTGTGCCGGGGACAGATTGGAGGCAGATGATCAGTCTGTGATCTTAACGGCAGGCACAGCGCTCACTGAAGCAACTGTTGAATGTGTCAGCTCTAATTTACATCCAGGCCACGATCCTTGTCAGACTGCAGAACTTGCTGTTTCTGAAATACACAGCCACACATTTAGAGTATGGTATATGTTGTTTAGATTAAAACTCActtcatgaataaatgttgcTGACATGTggccaagaaagaaaaaaaaaactttaactccGAGGCTAATCTGTAAGCTCGCAATACACCATGAACTAATTTTAACCAACGCACATATACGTCGTTAAAGAATCTGACTTCACCTCAGTTCAGTGTTTCAGAGTCCGGCAGCCCCTCCGTCGAGCTTGCCGTGAGACACCTTGTTCACTGTCCGTGCAACAGTAGGAAGGTCATTAAGTTAACATATGGGCTAATAATGTCTCATGACAACAGGATCTACACAGTGTACAGTAGAACAggggcagacagacacacacttcctgctcGGTTCGAGGGATGGCTCCGCTGCGTCTGCTGGTTATCTGCCCTCTCTATCAGATCCATATGTACGAGTCCAATGTTACCCCTCGACCAGCCCCACTCGCGGGTCACCGAGTCGTCTACTGTCTCCTGCCCAAGAAGGCTCTCCTCGAGCAAGCAAAGGCCAGGTACCCTCGATATAGCCTGTGAAATACTGACAAAATAACGACTACTGTCTTATTCTGCCTTCACCACTCTATTCAGTCCACGCTTACGTGGTCAGAGTAGTTGAGAAATatagttatttgttttgttgcttagAGGTAGCTGAGAAGATTGAGACCAATGTTTGTATGCTCAATATGCATATATGTAAGCTGCAGAGATGCTGGTAGGCTGATTCTGTTACCTTTGtacaggctagctgtttcccccccgTCTTcagtctgtatgctaagctaagttaactggctgctggctgtagcttcttATTCACTGTACAAAAGGGACAGTGGTAAcaatcttctcatccaactcgcagcaagaaagcaaataagcatatttGTCTTCATGAACATAGTCATAAAATCTGCCAGACTCATACTGGTGACAAACATTCACTGGCTGTTAAACTGACATTGAGGCCGGGAGATGTGAGCTATTATGGAAATGCTCTGCCCGTCTCCCAGAAACCGCAACCCCGGCAGAAGACATCCCGCTGCTCCGAGCCTTGAAAGTGAGGTTTGATGGATAAAGTGTGCTGAAGCTTCCACCAATCCACCCCCCAGTGTCCCGCACACATCAGTGAAACAGCTTTCATGTGTAGCCCAGAGGCCCAGCAGCTAACAGCAAAGATTAACCACACGACGCTGCTCCCTGAACCTCTGATGGTCCCACGGTTGGCCAGGAAAACACGCTCCTGTGTGGTTTTGAGCAGCCCCTGGCTGGCAGAGCGCTGCGGCTCGCCAAATGAGTCGCTCTCTATCATCTCACTCACTCCACTACGGTAATGAAGTGTTGGAAAGTTTAAAAGCAGTGGTACCAAACATGTAACTTTTCAGAGCAACACTGGCAGATCTACATGACACAGGAGCACTTTAAATAGATATTCATGAAAACATCCAAGTCGGAAGAACAACTTCCCAACAGGGGAAAGGACTGCGCTGTCTGAATTGTTGGAAAAGTGGTTTTCTGACAGGGAAAATTCACATGACGCCTGCTCAACAGCTTGTAAAGTCGGAAAACATTTTGGCACACGAGTGGCTGAATTGTCGTCATATGACGTTGAACCATggctgaagaaaagaaaacattgtcGATGGTAAGAAACTTTTATCAAAGTCATGTACTGTCTTGTATGGTTTCCTTTGCACTTCCTTGTCactcaaatactggaaacagctgtcaacGTGTTTCAGTGCTCCAAGCGCTAATATGCTTAGCATCTTCTTTTTGGCGTCCATGTCGCTCCCACATtccaacatgaacatgaaccGCAGTCGGAAGATTGACTTTTCAACTCGAATGCATTCATTGGCAT
Encoded proteins:
- the fuom gene encoding fucose mutarotase, translated to MVVLKGIPSVLSPELLYALARMGHGDEIVLADANFPTSSICACGPKEIRADGLGIPKLLEAILKLLPLDTYVPHAAAVMDLVDSDRQRGVAVPVWYTYRDLLTETGAPTSIETVERFAFYERAKKAFAVVATGETALYGNLILKKGVIPAELLQ
- the si:ch211-217g15.3 gene encoding uncharacterized protein si:ch211-217g15.3 encodes the protein MFGFSVIVCAALIFGVTAKPYKPLNELENEAYQIAVMSIDDKGKMSWGMQVEPPEDMDKTDYNMDRPVFSEPEQDWDDVYHKEREKLMAYLAPMMAERKARAKVRAGYSEPERDEDELYHKDEQLLPVRMEMLKHEVRGASDVRVHLEPEEDFDELYHQDVPQPVPYQRVAEAAAPADVPFQRKHSEPEEDLDDLYHQ